A genomic window from Sulfurospirillum diekertiae includes:
- a CDS encoding DUF711 family protein, producing the protein MVKESLKNKDLCKIRTITSFVTLDKEKSTWEEAIFKAASFGGDLAHEFKTHGYHVQSIRIVTNPFGEYLHTSSYHAVLKDMQALATVLKSPSMPKIRIRFAIGEAKTEEEIALLPEMIKAFGDICNACVNISVDELGIVDRDLTLCCAKAVEEIGHITPRGEGNFNFTINYNCKSHIPYFPASYHNSHDENCFALGLETPDLLVEALKSLKKEKNHNLKMQKSYAIMRDALQYHITEILDITHAYAHPYKTNFAGIDTSAAPSKNCASMVDVYKLLGVPFFGAAGTLEASALLTKVFKAQKGCELIGFSGLMLAVVEDQGLADATTRHEFDIRALLQYSAVCGIGLDTVPIEGDTSVEKIAAICADTGTLAFRLNKPLTVRLFPVPNLKAGDRTQFESDDLCNSMVLKVL; encoded by the coding sequence ATGGTAAAAGAAAGCCTCAAAAATAAAGATTTATGTAAAATTCGCACCATTACCTCCTTTGTGACATTAGACAAAGAAAAAAGCACTTGGGAAGAAGCGATTTTTAAAGCAGCGAGCTTTGGTGGCGATTTAGCACATGAATTTAAAACGCATGGTTACCATGTTCAATCCATTCGCATTGTGACCAATCCTTTTGGAGAGTATCTTCATACCTCTTCATATCATGCTGTTCTCAAAGACATGCAAGCCCTTGCTACGGTACTCAAAAGTCCATCTATGCCAAAAATCCGTATTCGATTTGCTATCGGTGAAGCTAAAACAGAAGAAGAGATCGCTCTTTTACCTGAGATGATCAAAGCCTTTGGCGATATTTGCAACGCGTGTGTGAATATTAGTGTCGATGAACTCGGCATCGTTGATCGTGACTTAACACTGTGTTGTGCCAAAGCGGTAGAAGAGATCGGTCACATTACTCCACGAGGCGAAGGCAACTTTAACTTTACGATTAACTATAACTGTAAGTCACACATTCCCTATTTTCCAGCGTCTTACCATAACAGCCATGATGAAAACTGCTTTGCTCTTGGACTTGAAACGCCTGACCTCCTTGTAGAAGCACTCAAAAGTCTCAAAAAAGAAAAAAATCATAATCTTAAAATGCAAAAATCCTATGCCATTATGCGTGATGCGTTACAGTACCACATTACTGAAATTCTTGACATTACCCATGCTTATGCGCATCCTTACAAAACCAACTTTGCGGGCATCGATACCTCCGCTGCACCGTCAAAAAACTGCGCTTCGATGGTCGATGTCTATAAACTTTTGGGCGTGCCTTTCTTTGGTGCCGCAGGAACGCTTGAAGCTTCTGCCCTGTTAACCAAAGTCTTTAAGGCGCAAAAGGGATGTGAGCTCATCGGTTTTTCAGGATTGATGCTCGCCGTTGTAGAAGATCAAGGCTTAGCCGATGCGACCACACGCCATGAATTTGACATCAGAGCTTTGCTTCAATACTCCGCAGTGTGTGGCATCGGGCTCGATACCGTACCCATCGAAGGAGACACATCGGTGGAAAAAATTGCCGCTATCTGCGCCGATACAGGAACACTTGCCTTTAGACTCAATAAACCCCTCACCGTCAGACTCTTTCCCGTCCCCAATCTCAAAGCGGGTGATAGGACACAGTTTGAAAGCGATGATTTGTGCAATAGCATGGTTTTAAAAGTCCTCTAA
- the blaOXA gene encoding class D beta-lactamase, producing the protein MFLKVIFVLGLFCSLYAEDAMIAKLFDDETITGTMLIESLDGTEHSVYNDERANMPLLPASTFKIPNTLIALQEGVVNADSIIVWDKVERSVRAWNQDQTLKSAFKSSCVWCYQSFARKIGLEKYNEYLQKLHYGNETTGHNVERFWLDGELRISAYEQIAFLKKLYKNALPFQQEHMDLLKSIMIDEQGENYIIRAKTGWAVPKDAEHHGWYVGYVESPKGVYFFATNLVIESTDELPLRKLMTVQALKNKGIVE; encoded by the coding sequence ATGTTTTTGAAAGTAATATTTGTGCTTGGATTGTTTTGTTCGTTATATGCGGAAGATGCAATGATTGCTAAACTTTTTGATGATGAAACTATAACAGGGACAATGCTCATCGAGTCATTAGACGGTACAGAACACTCTGTGTACAACGATGAGCGCGCCAACATGCCTCTGCTTCCCGCTTCGACGTTTAAAATTCCCAATACACTCATAGCGCTTCAAGAAGGTGTGGTTAACGCAGACTCGATCATTGTTTGGGACAAAGTAGAACGAAGTGTGAGAGCATGGAATCAAGACCAAACACTCAAATCTGCCTTTAAAAGTTCGTGTGTCTGGTGCTATCAGTCTTTTGCACGTAAGATCGGGTTGGAAAAGTACAATGAGTATCTACAGAAGCTTCACTATGGCAATGAAACAACAGGGCATAATGTTGAGCGTTTTTGGCTCGATGGAGAGCTCCGCATTAGCGCTTATGAGCAGATAGCCTTTTTGAAAAAGCTTTACAAAAATGCTTTACCGTTTCAGCAAGAACATATGGATTTACTCAAAAGTATCATGATCGACGAGCAGGGTGAAAATTATATCATTCGAGCGAAAACAGGTTGGGCAGTACCAAAAGATGCAGAGCACCATGGCTGGTATGTAGGGTATGTAGAGAGTCCAAAAGGAGTTTATTTCTTTGCGACCAATCTTGTCATTGAATCAACCGATGAGCTTCCTCTTCGTAAACTTATGACGGTACAAGCACTAAAAAATAAGGGTATTGTTGAGTGA
- a CDS encoding bifunctional diguanylate cyclase/phosphodiesterase: MATLQKNIWTIFYILLASALLFLGIVSYIQLNSIHQKYETDQINLVKLVSNATDSLFLTQEMMLNILGNEIAKEHNTRIFDDLRALNPSVVSFGFTDVEGTYLYTSSNFDKSKRPNLRTEAVTRDSFDYTLTQKKMVLGRTYFIAGSGRWGIPIRKTAYDELEQPIGVMTAGIGIEGAFKIYTENLSLGDYNTVTLIRDRDHFVQFQSSNHEISKNLYEAPLPNHFLQTLFNDISQKYNISIEEMEQKSEIYTVETSSIEGRRIQIALKYEPRYELWILSEVDHSQIMYDFIQNLIIYGLIFIVIHMILFLLFKMVANAENKRRADLTFQATHDTLTQLPNRNYLQQYIQDWMDHRARPFNLYYIDMDHFKNINDSFGHYFGDMVLIEFSKRLLSLVQKESVVIRQGGDEFIILSSYLIDDDTKLLSHIQNMTKELLKPYHIKQFNFVIGVSVGIAKYPEHGTTLDMLLRASDIAMYEAKKQRNSVHLFLPSMQEGYLNRVNVEQALHKALTNNELYMVYQPQVDKHGVIYGVEALIRWQSEELGLVPPDQFIPIAEASGLMPQLGHFIMSTTLKEMKALQMELGTSFQTSVNISIKQFMEIHFLEKLTKEIDRAKLASISLCLEITESLFIEDIDYILPLLQKIRGMGLHISMDDFGTGYSSLSILRKLPIDELKIDKSFVDTILNDITAEKMVQNIIMIGKNLDLYILAEGVETQEQEAMLKSLDCDRFQGYFYAKPLRYDALKEFFEQNHPHMSS, from the coding sequence TTGGCTACTCTTCAAAAAAATATTTGGACTATTTTTTATATCCTTTTAGCAAGTGCGCTTCTCTTTTTAGGCATTGTTTCGTACATTCAACTGAACAGTATCCATCAAAAATACGAGACGGATCAAATCAATCTGGTCAAGCTTGTTTCCAATGCAACCGACTCTCTTTTCCTAACCCAAGAGATGATGCTCAATATTTTAGGAAATGAAATTGCTAAAGAGCACAATACACGTATTTTTGATGACCTACGTGCTCTTAATCCTTCGGTTGTCTCTTTTGGCTTTACCGATGTTGAAGGTACGTATCTCTATACCAGCTCTAATTTTGATAAATCAAAACGTCCCAATTTAAGAACGGAAGCGGTTACACGAGACTCCTTCGATTATACACTCACCCAGAAAAAGATGGTACTAGGAAGAACCTATTTTATTGCGGGGAGCGGGCGTTGGGGCATTCCCATTCGCAAAACAGCTTATGATGAATTGGAGCAACCTATTGGCGTCATGACAGCAGGCATTGGAATAGAAGGCGCTTTTAAGATTTATACCGAAAATCTTTCCTTGGGTGATTACAATACTGTGACCCTCATTCGAGATCGTGATCACTTTGTCCAATTTCAATCCTCTAACCATGAAATATCTAAGAATCTTTACGAAGCACCTCTTCCCAATCATTTTTTGCAAACTCTATTTAACGATATTAGCCAAAAATACAACATTTCGATTGAAGAGATGGAACAAAAAAGTGAAATTTATACGGTTGAAACTTCTTCAATTGAGGGAAGACGTATACAAATCGCTCTTAAATATGAACCTCGTTACGAACTATGGATACTCTCAGAGGTAGATCATTCTCAAATTATGTATGATTTCATTCAAAATTTGATTATTTATGGGCTTATCTTTATCGTCATACATATGATTTTATTTTTACTCTTCAAAATGGTTGCAAATGCAGAGAACAAACGAAGAGCAGATTTGACGTTCCAAGCCACCCACGATACACTCACGCAACTACCCAACCGTAATTATTTACAACAATACATTCAAGATTGGATGGATCATAGAGCTCGACCTTTTAATCTCTATTATATCGATATGGACCATTTTAAAAATATCAATGACAGTTTTGGTCATTATTTTGGGGATATGGTTCTGATTGAATTTTCAAAACGTCTCTTAAGTCTTGTTCAAAAAGAGAGTGTTGTGATTCGACAAGGTGGTGATGAATTTATTATTTTGAGTTCTTATTTGATAGATGACGACACTAAGCTTCTTTCACATATACAAAATATGACAAAAGAGTTGTTAAAGCCCTATCATATCAAACAATTTAACTTTGTTATTGGCGTGAGTGTCGGTATTGCCAAGTACCCAGAACATGGCACGACCTTAGATATGCTTTTACGGGCTTCCGATATTGCCATGTATGAAGCTAAAAAACAGCGAAATAGCGTTCATCTTTTTCTGCCCTCCATGCAAGAAGGCTACCTTAACCGTGTCAATGTTGAACAAGCCCTGCACAAAGCTCTAACAAATAATGAACTCTATATGGTGTACCAGCCACAAGTAGATAAGCATGGCGTTATTTATGGTGTTGAAGCACTTATAAGGTGGCAAAGTGAAGAGCTGGGACTAGTTCCTCCAGATCAATTCATCCCTATCGCCGAAGCATCCGGACTTATGCCTCAACTTGGACATTTTATTATGAGTACAACCCTCAAAGAGATGAAAGCATTACAAATGGAACTCGGCACATCTTTTCAAACTTCTGTCAATATTTCCATCAAACAATTTATGGAAATCCATTTTTTAGAAAAACTGACTAAAGAGATAGATCGTGCAAAGCTAGCATCTATTTCATTGTGCCTTGAAATTACGGAGAGTTTGTTTATTGAAGATATTGACTACATTTTGCCACTTTTGCAAAAAATACGCGGTATGGGATTGCATATTTCGATGGACGATTTTGGTACGGGCTATTCTTCTTTAAGTATCTTACGCAAGTTGCCTATTGATGAGTTAAAAATCGACAAAAGCTTTGTGGATACAATTTTAAATGATATTACAGCTGAGAAAATGGTTCAAAACATCATTATGATTGGTAAAAATTTAGACTTATATATTTTAGCGGAAGGAGTGGAAACGCAAGAGCAAGAAGCCATGCTAAAAAGCTTAGATTGTGACAGGTTTCAAGGCTACTTTTATGCAAAACCTTTAAGATATGATGCGCTCAAAGAATTTTTTGAGCAAAATCACCCACACATGAGCTCGTAA
- a CDS encoding OmpA family protein — MRYNRSQSSDQNFWVSYADLMAGLLFVFILLIGAIVVKYVYVQTDLKGIKNDLEEQKRVLQLSQEELIQKKQDFLRLRSDMNVTSASLQIAQELLAQKENDLNVSTAKLQLSDREIESLKKLLLDTELARDEVKGELVASQMELGTTTQTLKLKEGELALLSAKLLESTAAHQQLVEDLNLTKSRIKNLTGIRIKVIQELKEKLGKKINIDPNSGAIRLPASVLFDVGSYELKPEAKKQLTETLQPYLDVLLNDATIRENIDHIVIEGHTDSDGSYMHNLDLSQKRAYSVMAFIYSLDEKRTALLQKYLSANGRAYSDRIFKNGVEDKEASRRIEIKFNLSNKKAIEEIETFLKRKE; from the coding sequence ATGCGTTACAACCGATCTCAAAGCTCAGACCAAAACTTTTGGGTTTCATACGCTGACCTCATGGCAGGACTGTTGTTTGTTTTTATTTTGCTTATTGGCGCGATTGTTGTCAAATATGTCTATGTACAAACCGATCTTAAAGGGATCAAAAACGATCTTGAAGAGCAAAAAAGAGTTTTGCAGCTTAGCCAAGAAGAGTTGATACAGAAAAAGCAAGATTTTTTAAGGCTACGTTCTGACATGAATGTCACAAGTGCTTCGTTGCAAATCGCACAAGAGTTACTTGCTCAAAAAGAGAATGATCTCAATGTAAGCACTGCAAAACTCCAACTCAGCGACAGAGAAATTGAAAGCCTCAAAAAACTCTTGCTTGACACAGAGCTTGCTCGTGATGAAGTGAAAGGTGAACTTGTTGCAAGCCAAATGGAACTTGGGACAACGACCCAAACGCTTAAGCTAAAAGAGGGTGAGCTTGCTTTGTTAAGTGCAAAATTGCTGGAGAGCACTGCTGCGCATCAACAGTTAGTTGAAGATCTAAATTTAACAAAATCTCGTATCAAAAACCTCACGGGTATTCGCATCAAAGTGATACAAGAACTTAAAGAAAAACTGGGCAAAAAAATCAACATTGACCCCAACAGTGGTGCAATTCGTCTGCCTGCTTCCGTACTCTTTGACGTCGGTTCGTATGAGCTTAAACCTGAAGCGAAAAAACAACTGACAGAGACACTGCAACCCTACCTTGATGTACTGTTAAATGATGCTACGATACGTGAAAATATCGACCATATCGTCATTGAAGGGCACACTGACTCTGATGGGTCTTACATGCACAACCTTGATCTTTCGCAAAAGAGAGCCTATTCGGTTATGGCGTTTATCTATTCTCTCGATGAAAAACGTACGGCACTTCTTCAAAAATACCTCAGCGCCAATGGACGAGCTTACAGTGATCGTATCTTTAAAAATGGGGTTGAAGACAAAGAAGCTTCAAGGCGCATTGAAATCAAATTTAACCTCTCAAATAAAAAAGCCATTGAAGAGATCGAAACCTTTTTAAAACGTAAAGAATAA
- a CDS encoding MotA/TolQ/ExbB proton channel family protein, which yields MNEDMNETLQNLASLETPQRSCAFVYLKLILLPTLAYIYFLLGFLDILHFKVGIHSIILIGFIYIVSLIFAKHNGELGACTFLRYAKEFQTELHEYVSKNLMPIGSSVKSNASFENFIDAYAKRIRNDNYASVAASIFPTMGILGTFISIALTLPNFSSQTAGALENEITLLLSGVGTAFYVSIYGILLSLWWIFFEKRGLSRFDKEVALIQESTASLFWSKEEIEHAYLQENLQHFDRIGRMFEHLSSNDFFERLGKNIEAKFELFDEMLTLEAAAVKRGAEHIKDGMEMLAKSQEKQRDLVHVYEDMLTKLNQFNENTTTLHVKMAESNEEMIATNQEMLRVLKATSVAHNEAPSNEEVESLKESLKIIDAETEEIIQKMDALK from the coding sequence ATGAACGAAGACATGAACGAAACACTCCAAAATCTCGCATCACTCGAAACACCCCAACGTAGCTGTGCTTTTGTCTATCTGAAGCTCATTTTACTTCCAACGTTAGCATATATCTATTTTTTACTGGGTTTTTTAGACATTCTTCATTTTAAAGTAGGTATCCATAGTATTATTCTTATCGGATTTATCTACATTGTTTCACTCATTTTTGCCAAACACAATGGTGAACTGGGTGCTTGTACATTTCTTCGCTATGCTAAAGAGTTTCAAACTGAACTTCACGAGTATGTTTCCAAAAACCTCATGCCTATCGGTAGTAGCGTCAAGTCCAATGCATCTTTTGAGAATTTCATCGATGCCTATGCCAAACGCATTCGCAATGACAACTACGCTTCTGTTGCGGCTTCTATCTTCCCAACGATGGGTATTTTAGGTACGTTTATCTCTATCGCGTTAACCCTGCCTAATTTTTCTTCGCAAACAGCAGGCGCTTTGGAAAATGAGATAACCCTTCTTTTAAGTGGTGTTGGCACAGCGTTTTACGTCTCCATCTATGGTATCTTACTCTCACTTTGGTGGATCTTCTTTGAAAAACGAGGACTCAGCCGTTTTGATAAAGAAGTTGCCCTTATTCAAGAGTCAACCGCATCACTGTTTTGGTCAAAAGAAGAGATAGAACATGCGTATTTGCAAGAAAATCTTCAACATTTTGATCGCATTGGAAGAATGTTTGAACACCTTAGTTCCAACGACTTTTTTGAGCGTCTAGGTAAAAATATTGAAGCGAAATTTGAGCTCTTTGATGAAATGCTCACACTAGAAGCGGCAGCGGTCAAAAGAGGTGCTGAGCACATCAAAGACGGCATGGAAATGCTTGCAAAATCGCAGGAAAAACAGCGCGACTTGGTACATGTTTATGAAGATATGCTCACCAAACTCAACCAATTCAACGAGAACACAACTACGTTACATGTAAAGATGGCAGAGAGCAATGAAGAGATGATAGCAACCAACCAAGAGATGCTTCGAGTCCTTAAAGCAACGAGTGTTGCACACAATGAAGCACCTTCGAATGAAGAAGTTGAATCACTCAAAGAGAGCTTGAAGATCATCGATGCGGAAACCGAAGAGATTATCCAAAAAATGGATGCGTTAAAATAA
- a CDS encoding CHAD domain-containing protein, whose product MSSKKDFLERHSIKQLLKTTLHGTIENIATHLKAFLQTKDPESLHQYRVYIRTARSICLEFSEFMDEKRQFVLDKTLKVLQQETNEMRDLDVFIESLDAYKQKVDDQYWDDVEHLQTQLLAEKELAYRSFETKFTPKLQAKIIEELTELQNDEKLCLPKSEEKLFRHIKAIIEKRLKKIAKLSKKLDIKSSNEKFHKLRLHYKKLRYTCDALSFKQFAKSFKPIQNAFGKVQDKNTQIERIKRYNSANSVALQKVIALLEEEIDNDKRVCIEKSTKDILQTMHEKFEKIFTCKES is encoded by the coding sequence ATGTCCTCCAAAAAAGATTTTTTAGAACGTCATAGCATTAAGCAGTTGCTTAAAACGACACTTCATGGTACTATTGAAAATATTGCGACGCATTTAAAGGCTTTTTTACAAACCAAAGACCCTGAAAGCTTGCATCAGTACCGTGTTTACATTCGCACAGCACGCTCTATTTGCTTGGAATTTAGCGAGTTTATGGATGAAAAACGTCAATTTGTCCTTGATAAAACGCTCAAAGTTCTCCAGCAAGAGACCAACGAAATGCGTGATCTTGACGTTTTTATAGAGTCGCTTGATGCCTATAAGCAAAAAGTTGACGATCAGTATTGGGATGATGTTGAACATCTCCAAACACAACTTTTGGCAGAAAAGGAGTTGGCGTATCGTAGTTTTGAAACAAAATTTACGCCCAAGCTTCAAGCCAAGATCATTGAAGAGTTAACCGAATTACAGAATGATGAAAAGCTCTGCCTTCCTAAATCCGAAGAAAAACTGTTCCGCCATATCAAAGCCATCATCGAAAAGCGTCTCAAAAAGATTGCTAAACTCTCCAAAAAGCTTGATATAAAATCTTCCAATGAAAAATTTCATAAACTAAGACTCCACTACAAAAAACTCCGTTATACCTGTGATGCTTTATCTTTCAAACAGTTTGCTAAAAGTTTTAAGCCAATTCAAAATGCTTTTGGTAAAGTGCAAGACAAAAATACCCAAATCGAGCGTATCAAACGTTATAATAGCGCCAACAGTGTGGCACTCCAAAAGGTCATTGCGCTTTTAGAAGAAGAAATTGACAATGATAAGCGTGTCTGCATCGAAAAATCGACTAAGGATATCCTCCAAACTATGCACGAAAAATTTGAAAAAATCTTTACATGTAAAGAGTCTTAA
- a CDS encoding M48 metallopeptidase family protein, translating into MPDLEYIAHYPEHLKDQIRHLIQVEKLGAYLLSKYPTTHNLTSDKALYAYVMEIRTEFLRKSEPITKVLYDGKINDINDALGLHRVTIKNHGGRLRSKSEIRVATLFKNTPEPFLKMICVHELAHLKEKEHNKAFYALCEKMEPSYHQLEFDVRLYLTHLDLFGKLY; encoded by the coding sequence GTGCCAGATTTAGAATACATCGCTCATTATCCTGAACATCTCAAAGATCAGATTCGCCATCTTATTCAAGTAGAAAAATTAGGAGCGTACCTACTTTCCAAGTACCCAACCACGCACAATCTGACAAGTGACAAGGCGCTGTATGCTTATGTGATGGAGATACGAACAGAGTTCCTTCGCAAAAGTGAGCCCATCACCAAAGTGCTCTACGATGGCAAGATCAACGACATCAACGACGCGCTTGGCTTGCACCGTGTTACCATCAAAAACCATGGAGGACGCCTTAGAAGTAAAAGCGAAATCCGAGTGGCAACCCTATTTAAAAACACCCCAGAGCCTTTTTTAAAAATGATTTGTGTACACGAACTCGCCCATCTCAAAGAGAAAGAGCACAACAAAGCCTTTTACGCCCTGTGCGAAAAAATGGAGCCGAGTTATCATCAGTTGGAGTTTGACGTCAGGCTTTATTTGACGCATTTGGATTTGTTTGGGAAGTTGTATTAG
- a CDS encoding DUF4917 family protein — protein MELKLETYDEVIAHLTKSKRTKHLLLGNGFSMAYDANIFSYNALHQFIDKLDNDLLSKLFEIINTKNFELVMKQLDNFSELVDIFGSDEALKNKVKEASAKLKNSLINAIEDLHPEHVFKISEEKSDICAAFLNSYLEKDGKIFTTNYDVLLYWVLMRNRDNIPNAIDGFGREKEEDIDYVDDIEYSELRWGKHKEKQTIYYLHGALPLFDTGVNIIKEEYDSEHYIMEKIKNRLEQKEYPVFVTAGTSEQKLEHILHNYYLSYCYESLSKIEGSLITFGFNFGEYDEHIIKAINIAAKNGKKVSDKLWSVYIGVYSESDQKHIERIKSKFKCKVHIFDAKTVHVWNM, from the coding sequence ATGGAGCTGAAACTTGAAACTTATGATGAAGTTATAGCACATTTAACTAAAAGCAAAAGAACAAAGCACCTACTTTTAGGTAATGGTTTTAGTATGGCATATGATGCAAATATATTCTCATATAATGCTCTGCACCAATTTATTGACAAACTTGACAATGACCTTCTTTCTAAGCTTTTTGAAATTATTAATACAAAAAACTTCGAACTAGTAATGAAACAATTAGATAATTTTAGTGAATTAGTTGATATCTTTGGTTCTGATGAAGCCTTAAAGAATAAAGTCAAAGAAGCGAGTGCTAAGTTAAAGAATAGCCTAATTAATGCAATTGAAGATTTACACCCAGAGCATGTATTTAAAATCTCTGAAGAAAAAAGTGATATTTGCGCTGCATTTTTAAATAGCTATTTGGAAAAAGATGGAAAGATTTTTACAACAAATTATGATGTTTTACTTTATTGGGTTTTGATGAGAAATAGAGATAATATTCCTAATGCAATTGATGGTTTTGGAAGAGAGAAAGAAGAAGATATTGACTATGTGGATGATATAGAATATTCAGAACTACGTTGGGGAAAACATAAAGAAAAGCAAACAATTTATTATTTGCATGGTGCATTACCATTATTTGATACTGGCGTAAATATTATTAAAGAAGAATATGATTCTGAACATTACATTATGGAAAAAATAAAAAATAGATTGGAACAGAAAGAATATCCTGTTTTTGTAACTGCTGGAACTAGTGAACAAAAATTAGAACATATTTTGCACAATTATTACTTATCCTATTGCTATGAAAGCCTTTCTAAAATTGAAGGGTCATTAATTACATTTGGTTTTAATTTTGGTGAATATGATGAGCATATAATCAAAGCAATCAATATTGCCGCAAAAAATGGTAAAAAGGTATCAGATAAATTGTGGAGTGTTTATATCGGTGTTTATTCAGAAAGTGATCAAAAACATATTGAAAGAATTAAATCAAAATTTAAGTGTAAAGTACATATATTTGATGCAAAAACAGTACATGTCTGGAATATGTAA
- a CDS encoding PhzF family phenazine biosynthesis protein, with amino-acid sequence MKFSKFPIYIVDAFTKELFKGNQAAVMPLDSWLSESMMQSIASENNLSETAFFVKNNEGIYEIRWFSPLKEIDFCGHATLASAYVIFNYLGEKGTIKFWAKAVNTIEVNLRDNGLIEMSFPNRAPERVSEVPEALKTGLFITPLEFHKNQQAYFAVYASEDDVKKVVPDLEKLKTLAPLDVVVTAPSVEYDFASRYFWPANGGVEDPVTGSIHAGLAPFWAKRLGKTELVALQASQRTGVLNCRVTEERIFISGACKAYLEGSISIPF; translated from the coding sequence ATGAAATTCTCCAAATTTCCCATCTACATCGTAGATGCCTTTACCAAAGAACTTTTCAAAGGTAATCAAGCCGCTGTTATGCCGCTAGATAGTTGGTTGTCTGAAAGTATGATGCAAAGCATTGCGTCTGAAAACAATCTTTCTGAAACGGCTTTTTTTGTTAAAAATAATGAAGGTATTTATGAAATCCGTTGGTTCTCACCGCTGAAAGAGATCGACTTTTGCGGTCATGCGACTTTGGCGAGTGCGTATGTTATTTTTAACTATCTTGGCGAAAAAGGCACTATCAAATTTTGGGCGAAAGCGGTCAATACTATTGAGGTGAATTTGCGTGACAATGGACTGATTGAAATGAGTTTCCCCAATCGTGCGCCTGAGCGTGTTAGCGAAGTTCCCGAAGCGTTAAAAACAGGGCTTTTCATAACGCCACTTGAATTTCACAAAAACCAACAAGCGTACTTTGCGGTGTATGCAAGTGAGGACGATGTTAAAAAGGTCGTACCTGATCTTGAAAAGCTCAAAACCCTTGCCCCTCTTGACGTGGTGGTGACCGCTCCTAGTGTGGAGTATGACTTTGCATCGCGCTACTTTTGGCCTGCGAACGGTGGCGTGGAAGACCCCGTGACGGGTTCTATCCACGCAGGGTTGGCGCCTTTTTGGGCGAAGCGTTTGGGTAAAACTGAACTTGTAGCTTTGCAGGCTTCTCAACGTACGGGTGTGCTAAATTGTCGTGTCACGGAAGAGCGTATTTTTATCTCGGGCGCGTGCAAAGCGTATTTGGAAGGCAGTATTAGTATTCCATTTTAG
- a CDS encoding EamA family transporter: MQKKDFLLAVFITFVWGINFSIIKLGLLSLNPFMLAGLRFLLCAIPLIFFIKKPNVSMVHIASYGLIFGVGLWGMVSLGIYFGISAGVASLVLQLSAFFTVILGSIVLHEKIQLHKKLGFVTALVGIAFIISITDGTVTYLGLSLVLVGAISWSIANIIVKKTGTKEVFAFLIYASIFSPIPLFLLAYLTQGDSVFVNFFENLDGKAIFSILFQVYPTTLMGYWVWNSLLHKYPASSVAPLSLLVPIFGLLGSYFVFNEPIGSLKISACFLIILGLIINTFGSNFKFKRVFEKTRDIG, from the coding sequence ATGCAAAAAAAAGACTTCTTACTGGCGGTTTTCATTACATTTGTATGGGGGATTAATTTTTCCATCATCAAGCTAGGACTCCTCTCCTTAAATCCCTTTATGCTCGCAGGGCTTCGCTTTTTGCTTTGTGCCATACCGCTCATTTTTTTTATCAAAAAGCCCAATGTCTCAATGGTGCATATTGCAAGTTATGGGCTCATCTTTGGCGTTGGACTGTGGGGTATGGTCTCTTTGGGCATTTACTTTGGCATATCAGCGGGCGTTGCTTCTTTGGTGTTACAACTGAGTGCTTTTTTTACGGTCATCTTAGGTTCTATTGTTTTACATGAAAAAATCCAACTGCATAAAAAGTTAGGATTTGTCACAGCGCTTGTGGGTATTGCTTTTATCATCAGCATTACCGATGGCACGGTCACTTACTTAGGACTTTCTCTGGTACTTGTAGGTGCTATCTCGTGGAGTATCGCTAATATCATTGTTAAAAAAACAGGAACTAAAGAGGTCTTTGCGTTTTTAATTTATGCGAGTATCTTCTCGCCGATTCCTCTTTTTTTGTTGGCGTACCTTACGCAAGGCGATAGTGTGTTTGTAAACTTTTTCGAAAATCTTGATGGCAAAGCCATCTTTTCCATTCTCTTTCAAGTGTACCCTACAACCCTCATGGGCTACTGGGTTTGGAACTCACTCCTGCACAAATACCCAGCATCAAGCGTCGCACCTCTGTCACTTTTAGTGCCTATATTTGGGCTTCTTGGTTCTTACTTTGTGTTCAACGAGCCAATCGGAAGCTTAAAGATTAGCGCTTGTTTTTTGATTATCTTAGGGCTTATTATCAATACGTTTGGTAGTAATTTTAAGTTCAAAAGAGTGTTTGAGAAAACCAGAGACATCGGATGA